A single window of Colletotrichum higginsianum IMI 349063 chromosome 8, whole genome shotgun sequence DNA harbors:
- a CDS encoding Phosphatidylinositol-specific phospholipase C codes for MTNFTIRNLTALHVTLRHVERFEGERKRTGDVLGNTFGTINSFINATNFTTRETHAKGDAHQSDDVDVHIEPFTVNATEIGAPDPANHDVVRLQFEIEGHRYEVDAPSPSNRSSVMKKLDDAPLELTTVYVPNGTFLAIMSSANLNAWMHELRDEYPLPLLSIPGTHNSPTCHTALPSVRCQAVGVREQLDNGVRFLDIRVSVATDNDDLTLVHSAFPISLTGNKYFADMLADIYAYLDANPSETVLMSVKREGTGKGTDEQLSHYLRDRYVGRDAHRWFVEPRIPRLGDCRGRIVLIRRFGLDEPLRGEHDGKGWAIDAQHWPDNCEDGTVGGGLLRVQDFYEIDQSTNIEKKINFSHGQLERAAEQLFHLPDMPDFNADAPPNPFFINFLTASNFFNATCWPERIAAKVNPAVIEYLCMRHGEPGKGPHQLNVGDAATGVIVTDWVGAHGDWDLIRCIVGMNARLQLKH; via the coding sequence ATGACCAACTTCACGATCCGCAATCTCACGGCGCTACACGTCACCCTCAGACATGTCGAGCGCTTCGAGGGCGAGAGAAAACGCACCGGGGACGTACTGGGCAACACCTTCGGCACCATCAACTCTTTCATCAACGCGACGAACTTCACCACGAGGGAGACCCATGCAAAGGGAGATGCACACCAGAgtgacgatgtcgatgtACACATTGAACCGTTTACCGTGAACGCCACGGAAATTGGCGCGCCGGACCCCGCCAACCACGATGTCGTCCGCCTACAGTTTGAGATCGAAGGACACCGGTACGAGGTCGACGCACCGAGCCCCTCCAATCGCTCCTCCGTCATGAAGAAGCTCGACGATGCGCCCCTCGAGCTGACGACCGTCTACGTGCCCAATGGCACATTCCTAGCCATCATGTCCTCAGCGAACCTCAATGCCTGGATGCACGAGCTGCGCGACGAATACCCgctgcccctcctctccatcccgGGCACCCACAACTCGCCGACATGCCACACGGCACTGCCTTCGGTGCGCTgccaggccgtcggcgtccgcgagcagctcgacaaCGGCGTGCGCTTCCTCGATATCCGCGTCTCCGTCGCCACGGATAACGATGACCTCACCCTCGTCCACTCCGCCTTCCCCATCTCCCTGACCGGCAACAAATACTTCGCAGACATGCTCGCCGACATCTACGCCTACCTCGACGCGAACCCCTCGGAGACCGTTCTCATGTCAGTCAAACGCGAAGGTACCGGCAAAGGCACTGATGAGCAGCTGAGCCACTACCTGCGCGACCGCTAcgtcggccgcgacgcccaTCGCTGGTTCGTTGAGCCGCGTATCCCTCGCCTCGGCGACTGCCGTGGCCGCATCGTACTGATCCGTCGCTTCGGCCTTGACGAGCCCCTGCGCGGCGAGCATGACGGCAAGGGTTGGGCCATCGACGCCCAGCACTGGCCCGACAACTGCGAGGACGgcaccgtcggcggcgggctccTCCGCGTCCAGGACTTTTACGAGATCGACCAGTCCACCAATATTGAGAAGAAGATCAACTTCTCTCACGGCCAGCTCGAGCGTGCCGCTGAGCAGCTCTTCCACCTCCCCGACATGCCTGACTTCAACGCTGACGCTCCGCCCAACCCATTCTTCATCAACTTTCTGACTGCGAGCAACTTCTTCAACGCGACCTGCTGGCCGGAGCGAATCGCCGCCAAGGTGAATCCCGCCGTGATCGAGTATCTGTGCATGAGGCACGGCGAGCCGGGCAAGGGGCCCCATCAACTAAatgtcggcgatgcggcAACGGGTGTCATTGTTACAGATTGGGTTGGCGCGCACGGCGATTGGGATCTGATCAGGTGCATTGTCGGTATGAACGCCCGCTTGCAGCTCAAGCACTAG
- a CDS encoding Casein kinase II beta 2 subunit, whose amino-acid sequence MSAAGGIWAPAALRLLRMGITKTTKVIRTKLANATRPAAQAEFAHIPIRTTGRQPIHPSALLRQKRAGRWYSTQSVHNTVRRWISTSGPRTSGNVGGNAPFSRASFPSSNTARRVSQSTGRAPFASTLRPNLTGGAITRTQGGYTIGGGGGARYFSHTPAAPAQVVNNVSIAMRAFCLSGQKARYDGLNSHGDRCYRAISELEHTAYVKMMGAISTRGGSGSFVDFSISPTITALSPLGAAAAAGFTSANAEAPVTTLNEDGFLDVLSIDFARAVKDLAVIFADLKKLAALGDLPVALEKGSVLRVRFPGVDAETVERLCDDVGVQRGIIGQDADFECTTGAPLALRFPYAPDEDIKTITSPGGSVRSLSGNDVDLEEAFMDEMDQHSWMSDLEGYESMMPTPKSSEQCSDEYEGLEGIYRFLEECDRNKGRF is encoded by the coding sequence ATGTCTGCCGCGGGGGGCATATGGGCACCAGCAGCCCTACGCCTCCTCCGCATGGGCATCACCAAAACCACCAAGGTAATACGAACCaagctcgccaacgccacccGTCctgccgcccaggccgagttCGCACACATCCCAATCCGCACTACAGGTCGCCAGCCCATTCATCCCTCAGCTCTTCTTAGACAGAAACGAGCGGGACGCTGGTACTCGACTCAAAGCGTTCACAACACCGTCCGCCGGTGGATCTCCACCAGCGGCCCCAGAACCTCCGGTaacgtcggcggcaacgcaCCCTTCAGCCGGGCATCCTTTCCAAGCTCTAATACGGCCCGCCGCGTCAGTCAATCTACCGGCCGCGCCCCTTTCGCGAGCACCCTCCGACCAAACCTCACGGGGGGCGCCATCACACGCACCCAGGGCGGCTACACTatcggtggtggcggtggcgccCGCTACTTCTCCCAtacgcccgccgcgccggcaCAGGTGGTTAACAATGTCTCGATAGCGATGCGAGCCTTTTGCCTCTCGGGCCAGAAGGCTCGGTACGATGGCCTTAACTCCCACGGTGACAGGTGCTACCGTGCCATTTCGGAGCTCGAGCATACCGCGTACGTCAAGATGATGGGCGCCATCTCCACCCGCGGAGGCTCCGGCTCGTTTGTCGACTTCTCCATCAGCCCCACCATCACGGCCCTCAGTCCcttgggcgccgccgccgctgcgggTTTTACCTCCGCCAACGCTGAAGCCCCCGTCACCACTCTCAACGAGGACGGTTTCCTCGACGTCCTGTCGATTGACTTTGCGCGCGCGGTCAAGGACCTTGCCGTCATATTCGCCGATCTCAAAAAACTGGCCGCTTTGGGCGATTTACCCGTTGCCTTGGAGAAGGGAAGTGTGTTGCGAGTGCGATTCCCCGGAGTCGATGCCGAGACCGTTGAACGATTGTGCGATGATGTCGGCGTCCAGCGTGGTATTATTGGCCAAGATGCCGACTTCGAATGCACAACTGGTGCGCCATTGGCCCTTCGCTTCCCCTATGCCCCCGACGAAGACATTAAAACCATCACCTCGCCCGGCGGCTCGGTTCGGTCCCTGTCCGGCAACGATGTCGACTTGGAAGAGGCGTTCATGGACGAGATGGATCAGCACTCTTGGATGTCGGATCTTGAGGGGTATGAAAGTATGATGCCCACTCCAAAGAGTAGTGAGCAGTGTTCCGACGAGTATGAAGGCTTGGAGGGCATTTACAGATTTCTCGAGGAGTGCGATCGGAACAAGGGACGATTTTAA